GGGGCAGCTGTGCCAACCTTGCCCCGACCTGCCGCTTTAGAAGCTACCCCGGTACACCATGACGGGGAGGCATTGAGGCGTGCTCCCTGACGATCGTCTCAatacctctccccctcccccatccctcaACAAACCCCCCCACACCATCATGCTGCGCTTCCTGCCTCTCAAACTCGGCCGCCTGTACCGCTGTCTGAAGCTCTTATTGGTCGTGGGGTTGTTTGCCATCTTGTTGATGAACACCCACAACCTGTTCGCCTCCTTCCAGAAGAATGAGCTCACCGACCGACGCTTCATCAACCTCAACAAGTGTCCCGCCTGCTTCGGTACCAGCTGGTGCCGCAAGTTCATGAATGGCCAGGTTTCCTTTGAAACCTGGGGTCGCCTGCGATTCCTCGACGTTTTCAACGTCAAGAACGTTTTCTTCGCGCAGTACGGCGAGCCGAGGGAGGGCACCCGTCGCGTGGTGCTCAAACGGCTCGGCTCCAACCAGGAGCTCGCCGAGATAGACCAGAAAATCTGCAAGAGGGCCACGGGCAGGCCGCGCTGTGACCTCATCCAGGCCATGTACAAGACCGAGTTCGCCCGGATCAACGGCGACGTTCGTCTGCTCACGCCGGAGGTGGTGGAGGGCTGGTCAGACCTGGTGCACTGCCCCTCTCAGAGGCTGCTGGACCGCGTGGTCCGCAGGTATGCTGAGACCAAAGACTCTGGGAGCTTCCTGCTAAAGAACCTGAAGGACACAGAGCGAATGCAGCTGCTCATGACTTTGGCGTTCAACCCGGAGCCACTCGTACTACAGGTCTGTTTTAAACTTTGTttcactgttgtgtgtgtgtgtgttaccatttTATGCTTTTTAAGGCTATTTATTATGTCGTGTTGACTGATGTTTGACTATTACTCTCTTTATTAAGATGCAATATTTCTTTCAAAGAGGTATCCGTCAGCTGATCTGTGGCCCCAGGTGTTTTCAGAGTTGTTGATGAGGCACGGCTCCTGGATTTCCTCTGCTACAAAGAGGATAAGAGCGTCAGTAAACAAGCCAGGGTGTTGGCCCACAAAGCCCCCAGTAAATTACAGGGTGGGAATTCTCCTCTTCCATTACACCCCTCCCTAAACTCTAGGCTACATCGAGACTATGCGTCAGCTATCTGGAGCATGCGTGTTCCTCTGCTTAGAATAGAGAAAGGTTTAAGCGTGGCCTCCCAAAAGATGAGCTTTTCGCTGGCGGCAATACTGCATATTTTACACTATGTAGGGCAGTTTTGAATTATTCAATAATGCATCTTTTAAATGGTCcgattagttttttattttaatatacgTCTGTGTCCACTGGACTCACTTCATTTGTTGGAGATGGCACGTGACTGATATTAATACCTATACATCTAAGTCCTTTgctaatatttcaaaataaaagcttttaacCATGATTTAGTTgaactatttgttttgccttaacgggtttatttttttactcgACAGATTGCGCAACACTTTTTTCACACAGctggattaataataatataaataatacgcCGTAACATTagaaatctttttaaaaaaggccgCCTGATAATAAATGTAATTGTCTTGCTTTGACACAGTAAAATTACGACGTCTGAACTTTCATCCTGCATGTCAGAGCAGCCATACTGTATATCATATATGTCCATATCCTTTTTGCTCACTGATTTACAATCGGCTAATCAATTTCAATCTGGCATTGCCCGTGTCCGAACAACGATGGTCAAGGCCCGTGTAGACATTCAATTACTAATGCAGGCCAACCCCCCCTACAATGGAGCCGGACACCTCCGGGCATTTCTCAGGACAAAAGACGAGTTCGGCCTTTTATTCCGGTTGATCTATAAAATCTGATTAGCCTTTGGGGTCACTTCGCCCTCGCCCTTTGTACACGTTTCTTTCTCATTTTTGCCTTTTCCTCTGTCATTCTCTGCGATATTTTCCCCCTCTGTTTGTGTGCGCTCCACAAACTACGGCCAGATAATTCGATCAGGGTTTTTAACTGTATTATGCCCGAGTCCAAAGGCTGGATGAATGAATCTCCCCGCCTCCCCCATCCTCATCTCTCACACAGCGGCAGACACCGCACGCCAACACACGATGCGCGTGCTTTTTTTCAACGGCTTTCTTCGCACGTTTACAGGGACTCATGAATTGTTGATCCCGTGCTGAACTTGTGACCTGCGGGTACATCGGAAAGAAAGAACGGTAGGTCGAGTGTAAGAACTAGGCCAGAGGTAACCGACTGGGCACGGATTATATGGATGGGTAATAAACTCAGAAATGTGGCAGACAATCCCAGAGAATCACAGCGCCTGACTGTTCTTCAGCGTCACTGAACTCAAAAGGTTAGGAGAACATTTTTCCCAGGGATCTTTCTACACAAGGTTGGGCAGCAGTAGACCATAAAGAATTAATGGTGTCTATAGAGATTAAATAAGAGACATGCTCTTCGACAACATCATGTGCTCCTTTTAGCCCAGGAGGTGAGTGCAACTGTGTGGGGGACTGGTTTCAACAAAAGGTAGAGGAATGTGGTTTTTGGCACCGGTAATTAAATGAAACCTGATCTCAGTTTGTCACGTCAGGCGATGTTTCATTCTGCTTCATCGTCAAACACAGCTGCAGTAAGCTGGATAGGTCGGTATGGCTCTGATAATAAGTTTGCTAAATTTAGTGTAAATGATTTCCAACTGTCATCAGTTAAGTTTTGGATTGATTtttccaactctctctctcctctggctTTATCCAGTTGGATAATGTCAATAATGTTTCTGCTGTCTGCTCTGTGAGCTGCACTTACTTCAG
The Pseudoliparis swirei isolate HS2019 ecotype Mariana Trench chromosome 16, NWPU_hadal_v1, whole genome shotgun sequence DNA segment above includes these coding regions:
- the dipk2ab gene encoding divergent protein kinase domain 2Ab, whose amino-acid sequence is MLRFLPLKLGRLYRCLKLLLVVGLFAILLMNTHNLFASFQKNELTDRRFINLNKCPACFGTSWCRKFMNGQVSFETWGRLRFLDVFNVKNVFFAQYGEPREGTRRVVLKRLGSNQELAEIDQKICKRATGRPRCDLIQAMYKTEFARINGDVRLLTPEVVEGWSDLVHCPSQRLLDRVVRRYAETKDSGSFLLKNLKDTERMQLLMTLAFNPEPLVLQSFPSDEGWPFAKYLGACGRMVAVNYVGEELWSFYNAPWEKRVDLARQLMDIAEQLTNNDFEFALYLLDVSFDNFAVGPRDGKVIVVDAENVLVADKRLIKQNKPENYDVWYESRFEECDREACLSFSKDSLCSRVTVDHNYYAVCQNLLSRFATWRGTTGGLLHDPPAHIAKDGQLLTLLDECTRPKKHYGRFQAAKELREYLTQLAAASSSATAR